One Streptomyces dangxiongensis genomic window, CGACCTCGGCCCAGGCCAGCCGCCGTCCGACCGCCGCGGTGGCGGGGATCAGGATGCCGCCCCCCGACCGCCGCTCACCCTCACCGGTCTCCTGCCGCACGAGAACCCGGTCGTGCAGCATCCGGATGGGCAGCTTGTCGTGATGGGGGGTGCTGTGCTCGTTTCTGTTGGCGCTCACGCTGTGAACCTACCTGTCCTCGCCCGGCCCGTACGCGCCCGGGTCACCGTCGCCTCAGCCCCGGCGCCGCCGGGACGCGAGGGCCAGCAGCCCCACGACCCCCACGACGACGAGCGCGGCCGGCACGACCCGCTCCGGCCGGGGTGCGCCCTCCTCGTCCACGAATTGCCCCCGTAGCTCGCTCACCACCCGGTTCACCTGCACGTATGCGCGTCCGACCGTGTG contains:
- a CDS encoding DUF3618 domain-containing protein — its product is MADTSDTRTPAQIEAAIRRRREVLAETLDEIGVRVHPKTIVGDAKAKVVANVDHTVGRAYVQVNRVVSELRGQFVDEEGAPRPERVVPAALVVVGVVGLLALASRRRRG